Proteins found in one bacterium genomic segment:
- a CDS encoding class I SAM-dependent DNA methyltransferase has translation MKKIDQSQINDVAWRACDTFRGVLDPADYKNYILVMVFLKYISDVWSDHRERYLKEFKGDATRVERRLSRERFQLPDGCDFKSLYEHRNKADIGERIDVALGAIEDANKEKLEGVFREVSFNSENKLGQTRDRNARLKHLLEDFNDPRIDLRPSVVGEEDVIGNVYEYLLERFASDAGKKAGEFYTPGQVSSLLARLLAPKKGNTICDPACGSGSLLIKVGRQADERNFALFGQESNGTTHALCRMNMFLHGMDSFRIEWGDTLRNPRLVEHDQLMKFDIVVANPPFSLEKWGIEEAEADPYHRYHRGYPPKSKGDYAFITHMIETARE, from the coding sequence ATGAAGAAGATTGATCAAAGCCAAATCAATGATGTCGCCTGGCGCGCCTGTGACACGTTTCGCGGTGTTCTGGATCCGGCCGACTACAAGAATTACATCCTTGTCATGGTGTTCTTGAAATACATCTCCGATGTCTGGAGCGACCATCGCGAACGCTACCTTAAGGAATTCAAAGGGGATGCCACACGGGTTGAGCGCCGTCTCTCTCGTGAGCGTTTCCAGTTGCCGGATGGGTGTGATTTCAAAAGCCTCTATGAGCACCGGAACAAGGCCGACATAGGGGAACGGATTGATGTGGCCTTGGGGGCGATCGAAGATGCCAACAAGGAAAAATTGGAGGGAGTCTTCCGCGAAGTCAGCTTCAATTCGGAAAATAAGCTGGGACAGACGCGGGACCGCAATGCCCGGCTGAAGCACCTGCTGGAGGATTTCAATGATCCGCGTATTGATTTGCGCCCCTCTGTGGTGGGTGAAGAAGATGTAATTGGTAATGTTTATGAATACCTGCTGGAGCGCTTTGCTTCCGATGCCGGGAAGAAGGCGGGAGAATTCTACACGCCAGGACAAGTGTCCTCCCTGCTGGCCCGTTTGCTGGCGCCGAAGAAAGGGAACACCATTTGTGATCCTGCCTGCGGTTCGGGATCGTTACTCATCAAGGTGGGGCGTCAGGCGGATGAGCGCAATTTTGCCCTGTTCGGGCAGGAGAGTAACGGCACTACGCATGCTCTCTGCCGGATGAACATGTTCCTGCATGGCATGGACAGTTTTCGTATCGAGTGGGGCGATACCCTTCGCAATCCACGCCTGGTCGAGCATGACCAGTTGATGAAGTTCGACATTGTGGTCGCCAATCCGCCGTTCTCGCTGGAGAAGTGGGGGATTGAGGAGGCGGAGGCCGATCCATACCACCGGTATCACCGCGGATATCCGCCCAAGTCTAAAGGGGATTACGCCTTTATCACCCACATGATCGAAACGGCCCGTGAG
- a CDS encoding restriction endonuclease subunit S translates to MKTADKNIVKLSAIAEIRMGATLRGRDATRPVPTGSCHFVRIGDISQDGELLTNELIRIEPNETIKEDLFLRSGDVLFPNRGTRTTALAYRLDMPCTVVGAQFFVLRPDPARVLPEYLAWFLRSDQAVRHFEGRRKGSYVQIIQRSDLAEMAMPLPSLEVQQKIVEAADLALKARGLEERLAALNWKLSKTALLKAATDHIENQPKEPCK, encoded by the coding sequence ATGAAAACGGCAGATAAAAATATAGTTAAGCTTAGCGCGATAGCCGAAATTCGGATGGGTGCTACCTTGCGGGGGCGGGATGCGACTCGGCCTGTGCCGACTGGGTCCTGTCATTTTGTGCGAATAGGGGATATTTCTCAGGATGGCGAACTATTGACGAATGAACTCATCCGTATTGAGCCCAATGAGACGATAAAAGAAGATTTGTTTCTGCGGTCGGGTGATGTTCTGTTCCCGAATCGCGGCACTCGGACTACGGCTTTGGCATATCGTCTTGATATGCCGTGCACGGTGGTAGGGGCTCAGTTTTTTGTTTTAAGGCCCGATCCCGCGCGGGTGTTGCCGGAATACCTGGCATGGTTTCTCAGGTCGGACCAGGCTGTACGCCATTTCGAGGGGCGCCGCAAAGGCTCCTATGTCCAGATTATCCAGCGGAGTGACCTTGCCGAGATGGCGATGCCATTGCCGTCGCTGGAAGTGCAGCAAAAAATTGTGGAGGCTGCCGATTTAGCATTGAAGGCGAGGGGGCTCGAGGAACGCCTGGCCGCGCTGAACTGGAAACTTTCCAAGACTGCTCTTTTAAAAGCCGCAACCGATCACATTGAAAATCAACCGAAGGAACCATGTAAATGA
- a CDS encoding four helix bundle suffix domain-containing protein, giving the protein MSEKESLLPKHGGYKNLLSYQLAELVFDITVLFCEKYVRISDRTNDQMVQSARSGFQNIAEGSVDSGVSKKSEIKLTGIAIGCMDELVKDYRKYLQKKKLEEWPPQHQALLDLKGRHVKSLDEFRRWVKDAWVKSGKTCPPDQISANGVLSLLNLALYLTRKQLSALEKKFLEEGGITERMYRLRKEAREKTGEHGWTRTGKVWK; this is encoded by the coding sequence ATGAGCGAGAAAGAAAGCCTCCTGCCAAAGCATGGCGGGTATAAGAACCTGCTTTCGTATCAATTGGCCGAACTGGTCTTCGACATCACGGTGTTGTTCTGTGAGAAGTACGTCCGGATCTCGGATCGCACAAACGACCAGATGGTTCAATCGGCGCGCTCCGGCTTCCAGAATATTGCCGAGGGCTCTGTTGATTCCGGCGTTTCCAAGAAGAGCGAAATCAAACTGACTGGGATCGCGATCGGATGCATGGATGAACTGGTCAAAGACTACCGGAAATATCTGCAAAAGAAGAAACTGGAGGAGTGGCCGCCCCAGCATCAGGCTTTGCTGGATTTAAAGGGCCGGCATGTGAAGTCGCTGGATGAGTTCCGCAGATGGGTTAAGGATGCCTGGGTGAAATCCGGGAAGACTTGCCCGCCAGACCAAATCTCGGCGAACGGTGTGTTGTCGTTGCTGAATCTGGCTCTCTATCTGACGCGCAAACAGTTGTCAGCCCTGGAGAAGAAGTTTCTTGAAGAAGGTGGCATTACCGAGCGGATGTATCGGCTCCGGAAAGAAGCGCGGGAGAAAACAGGGGAACATGGGTGGACGCGGACGGGCAAGGTGTGGAAATGA
- a CDS encoding metal ABC transporter permease — MSMWHALIMSLPFEWAQYDFMHYALLAILLITPLLAVMGCLVINNHMAFFSEAMGHSALTGVALGAIIGLGNPAVTIIGFAVLLALGMVLLRRFSALPADTSIALVMAFVVALGVVLLSRGGGFAKYSQYLIGDILTITPKDLGGLAVLSGVAGVLWIFLFNAFFFVSLNRSLASSRGLPTAFLEALFAVLVAVVVSVSIPWVGLLVINSMLILPAATARNLARNTRRYVLGSVIVSLLSGVLGLVCSYYWNTATGATIVLWACGFFGVSLALRRR, encoded by the coding sequence ATGAGTATGTGGCATGCCCTAATCATGAGCCTGCCCTTCGAATGGGCGCAGTATGACTTCATGCATTATGCGCTGCTGGCAATTCTGCTGATTACGCCGTTGCTCGCGGTAATGGGCTGCCTTGTGATCAACAACCACATGGCTTTCTTTTCCGAGGCCATGGGGCACTCGGCTTTGACCGGCGTGGCACTGGGGGCAATTATCGGGCTGGGGAACCCCGCTGTTACGATTATCGGATTTGCAGTTCTGCTGGCGCTGGGGATGGTTCTGCTACGGCGCTTCAGTGCCTTGCCGGCGGACACGAGTATTGCCCTGGTAATGGCTTTTGTCGTCGCCTTGGGCGTGGTATTGCTGTCCCGTGGCGGTGGTTTTGCCAAATACTCCCAATATTTGATTGGAGATATATTAACAATTACCCCGAAGGATCTTGGAGGGCTTGCCGTGTTGTCCGGCGTTGCCGGCGTGTTGTGGATATTCCTGTTCAATGCCTTTTTCTTTGTCAGTTTAAATCGTTCGCTAGCATCAAGTCGTGGCTTGCCAACGGCTTTTCTTGAGGCTCTTTTTGCTGTACTGGTGGCCGTGGTGGTGTCCGTCAGTATCCCCTGGGTAGGCTTGCTGGTGATTAACTCCATGCTGATCCTGCCTGCGGCAACGGCCAGGAATCTTGCCCGGAATACCCGGCGGTATGTTTTGGGGTCCGTGATTGTGAGCCTGCTCTCCGGCGTGTTAGGCCTAGTCTGTTCCTATTACTGGAATACCGCCACCGGAGCGACGATTGTGCTTTGGGCCTGTGGCTTCTTTGGCGTCTCGCTGGCCCTGCGCCGGAGGTAA